The DNA window GCAGTTATCCatctaaaacattttcaaacacaGAACTCTCACTTTTTGATCAATTTTCtcttcagaaaaaaatgaatattgtttgAAGTCTAAAGAGTACGAGTTTTCCCCAAAGCCAATTTTTGTGAATTATCTCTATGTCGTCTCCATTGGGATAAGTTTTAGCATGTGTCCAATTGTATTTCTTTGTCAATTTCTGTTACAAGCATGATATATTGTTACTTTCAAAGTGAATATCCGGACTAAACATGGATAAAAATGTAgataataatgatgatgatgaccaCAACCCCAATCGCCATGTCCTTCTCGGGTCCGTTAAAACATCTTTTTCGTGAAATATTGAGATTATATCGGAATTCAAGGAAACTTCAGTATTCATTCTAATAGGTCatcttttataaagattgattTTTTCCTATTACTTACactattttctatatttttaaatggaaaatttaGAAACACATATtagaattatattatatatagtcctttgtgtCAACTTCAAATCTTGGACCAATAGTAttgattgataaataaaatcaaacaaacatgAACTGCATGCGTTCTATTGTATTGGGTATTTTGCtttcttcattttaaaagtGATTATATTTAGGTTTGTACCTCAGATACCTTTGTACCTATAGACTGATAGAATATTAACTGATTAACTGATTGTAATTGGAACAATATGCTTTTTTTGCAACGCCAGGtgctgaaaaaaatgtttttcgttaatgattaaaaaaggCGTGTTGtgtgtcattttaaaaatgtattaatcatTTTACCCCAAACTAAAATGTTGCAACgtcatttaataaaacgttgTTTCTATAGCCGGCAACTATAAAAATGATACGTGTTTGTAGCTTCTTGTTTATTACATATTTTCTTCACAATAATATACAAGAAGATTGGTTACTCTAcaaaaaaacacttttaattCAGCCCATACAAAGCAATCTGCAACTAGTGAAATaacaacaaccaaaaaaaacagACAAGGATATGTTTGAAATACAAACAGGAAAAAGACAATAATAGCTTGGTACTACAAGCATCTTTGGATGAACCAGTCTTGGGGTCCCCGCTCATTATAAAGAGGTCCtgggtttattttatttttgcggtAGTTATCTTTTGTACCTAACATCAAAGAAATTGCGTTGCATCTCgaatttacatttataaaaaacaatttacagaaaatataattatatatatcagGAAGATGGCGATATAAAGTTCAGTCTCCATACTAAACCGATCGAATCTCTATTCTGCACCTCAGACCGTCTAGCTACCACCCTTCCTTTCCCCACTTTAAAAGTTTTCCCAAATGATAAACTACCCGATGAAGAATCTGTACTCCTGACGAAATCTTTGAGAAAGATGTCGAAATCTCATCTGTGAATTTAAGGCTTCAAAGTCAGTCCATCCAAAGTGATCTGCCATTAATGAGGATGAGATaacacacaaacaaacaaaaaccatAAAGACTATAGTAGGGTTACACCTGTCGCGACCTATCCACAAACGTCCACAATAACCATAACGGCATCCAAAGAAAGAAGTCTAGGTGCCTTTTGTACAGGTACAAGTCTAGGCGCCTTTTGTACAGGTACAAGTCTAGGTACCTTTTGTACAGGTACAAGTCTAGGTGCCTTTTGTACAGGTACAAGTCTAGGTGCCTTTTGTACAGGTACAAGTCTAGGTGCCTTTTGTACAGGTACAAGTCTAGGTGCCTTTTGTACAGGTACAAGTCTAGGTGCCTTTTGTACAGGTACAAGTCTAGGTGCCTTTTGTACAGGTACAAGTCTAGGTGCCTTTTGTACAGGTTCAAGTCTAGGTGCCTTTTGTAAAGGTACAACACTGACAGGTTTATTAGCCACATTACGGGTCGTACCCAAGAAATAATGGGCAACCTGTCCTAAATGTCAACTGCATATATCTCTTTTCGCTGTAATGTTCCTTCAAAGCAAGATACCGAGGAAACAAGAATTCTACAACCACCATTCGAGCATCaagacaaaaaaatcaaaaagagtCCAACAGGAAACAAATTATCCTCAGGGGTCACAAATGGAAAGGTGTGACAATACTAATAATCCTTATATTGGATTGGACACGGAGAAGAAGGGTTCTGGAAGCACagacttttaaattttagataataaataaataagtctGAACTTtccataaaatcaaaacatatttttgtgtCAAATAGTGCAAAACTTGACAATTCTAAACCGGCGAAAGGTGAGACgtgatctgaattttatatgtttttgaattttttgttgtcgtcacttccggtaccgatttatcggacattttgtacatttttacgacgtattttgtgcagagttgatctcagaaactatctgggatatgaccatgaaattttcaggataggtagtctatagtttgaagttgtgcactattatattGTACATTGCAGTCTACTTTAtggaaattattattttatcatcaaaaaattgcattttgatttcatgttatgtttatatgtataacaagttgctgtcctttaaaaaaggactgcaatacgtggaccatttgcatgtgtttccaacgaaaacgtgaaagtcttaaaattatcacagattccaccgactctagccccccgcttttaaccactaaatatGTTCTTTGTATTATgtatccccgagtacccaaactccgtcaccataagcagaaaacattccgcgtttctctgtaaattatttttttgcagtttttatCGTCTGCAATCAttaaatataatctgaaacgttataatttagaaaattattagcaaaaatatttttattatcattcaaataagctctctgaatacgacgtttatcacacgtgctatcataacttatgaacctaactccgtcacccacatgatcTATGATACgccagggaatgaagacacgttaacaatttagtttaaactcaacttgtatctaggccaagttattataagtaaaataggtgtatacaatttaaattgtatatcatttcatcaaagtgaaatgatcgccagaataaaaaaaatgggcCCTTGTAACAAAAATCACAATGACCTctcagaatgtatggatgccgtttgatttctgtccttatatatttgaaatatatcatatcaactatgaatatattaatgattattttatttattaattacatttttaataaatgtagcatattcCAAATACCGACATACCGTATATATCTGTAACcctgtataattaaaaaattacggcatgagcgatttgacgttatcatcaagtgTAGTGCACAAAAGATATTGCGgactaaaaaaaatgtattaatgaccttaataaaaaataaatcacatgtgaaatgtttcatcgtGACCTCTCTTAAAATGACTGACCACGGTAAGGAATCAAATAGCCCGCGTGTtagaaatatcgttattttagtGCATCCGTGAAAAGATGTTAGCTGATTTCACGCAATTATTGTTGCATAAAATGTGCAAggtgtaattttgttatgtttatacacattcttaaatttaaccgttgtaaattgttgacatttgattgaagattattgacatgcaaaaaatgacGCCATAATCGCatttgatttcaaacggcgaggagtttcccgaaagtgacggagttagggggctatgcgatacTCTGTATATGTATAGTTGACTTTTAAtctcagaatttttaaaaagttcatacttctaaaataataaatattatgatctatattaatgaagattgcatgtatagtatcaggcattcggcgaattctactatttgctcACACATTACGcgtcgcactactttgttaattatgcagtgacagctttgtgatTTTggtgcatttttcttgagatttaaacttttatacaaccattatattatatacagtcacataattattcattcattcttaaatacttatataattttaatcgggAAGGACTCGATCTAGCCTCGCcttctataaaagtaaagttcagctacatgtgtattcggaaaaccacaaaacattgcaaataatgctatttgatgcatgctgtagtttcggcataacattacctTATTTCATTATACTGACAGTTtatatcacatgccgatcatttctttaaaaggaatactttgtttctgtaatgtttaccgacaactttacaattacagcgccttagAACTTACATGtgcatatggcatggaatcccgatcccgattcaaaTAAAcctgtgctagcctggttccctgagctacccattacgcacaggaaccaggctagctcatgcgcagactgaattttccccatagcatccggtttaacctcgcttatatattttctgcgtggacctcagggtccacgcaatgaaACTTAAGGTAAAAACAGATGTGAAAACTAAGAACATATTAACAAGTATTGGGGTGATGAACTTAtgggaaaatcaattttttgaaaagccagaaattattttaacaacCGCCAAGCAACgtattgttgataattttaaacagtCTATACTAGCTGACATAAATGCCTCTTCCAAATGTACAATCTATAAATATTTAGTTGATCATTGTACCTTGCAGGATATCTAACAAAAAGAATTCCTTTACAATATAAGAAACTTATATGtaaactagatacgacctcgttacgagtaacgagtaggtcttccgtccgattttttttttttttagataaaatgataccatgagatatcgatacatgtacaatttcaaaattaccccccccccccaaaaaaaaaattgaagataaagaataaaaaccctaattacgtcagacATGGGCCTGATGATGACTCTTTTAAACCGATACtgtagagatcaacaactttgatttttataatgcataacaaaatatttatcgttttcaagttatttgtaatagaatttacgagtcttttggtccctaattaaaggggccagcccctttttcttgattttattggatagaacttttgattctctactacttttgttctatatgtcttgtcaaaatatcaactgataaaaagatactgatcaaaacatatggaaattttgattcgaaatctgtaccccatttttgtgactaagcgagctccaaggaatagcgccactggtgcaaaacaactaaatagtgcacaacttcaaaccatgttctacctatcctgaaaatttcaaagtcatatctcttatagtttctgagatcaactctgcacaaaattggtcgtaaaaaattacaaaatcgaccgtaaatccggaccggaagtgacgacgacaaaaaattcaaaaatatataaaattcagataatttcccatcatctgtgaaaaaattgttcagatcggttgagtagttttcgagaaatcgcgtgcacaaaatttgaaaaaaaataataataaacagtacgaaaacaataaggtcttccgttggaaacggaagaccttaattaagaTTATCATCTCATTGTCTTACCGTCGAAACTGGCAGATATAACAATGTTCCATTACAGAGACGTTTATGTCCTCTATGtactttaaatataaaagatgaatatcattttatattgaaatgtccCTATTACTGTGACTTAAGAGAAAAAATCCTTAAGAAGTTTCAATATATTAAACCCtctgtctttaaattaattctattattgtcaacacaaaatggaaaggatttgtgcaatttaggtaaatatattaagaatgctTTTATGATCAGAAAACTTCATGTTTAAACTTGCCTTTTTCAAGTGACCAGTATATTAATTGttacattgtttatataaattgtatatgtctatgagctgtacagctgttgacaaataaacaatacaatacaataatatCGACAGATGCCCCATACCACTTTATTAAATGGATTTGATATGTATCAGGGGACCTTTTGTACTATCAACACTAATTTCTGGGTCAGTGAGCCAGGGTCCATTATCACGTACTGCAGTACTAGCATGATTTGTAACTGAGCGTGTTTTTATAGTAACAAATTTCCATTCAGGGTTCCAGCAAGATTCCAGCAATGTTCCAGTGATGATCCAGCAATAGTCACCGATGTTCCGGTATTCAACGTTTAATGATTTTATACAAAGATAAAGATTGTAAATACTTATTGATGTTCCTCTTGTTGCTCGACTGATTAGACACACGACGGCTGTCGTGACATAGGTCTATGTAGACACCGTTCATTTAGACATGATATTCTTAACCAATTCTTACACATATATTTTCTTACTTGAATCTGGttccaagaaataaaaaagaggGTAGGGAGTGAGAGGAATGGCTGACGAAACTTAAGAAGCATCTAATAATACAAAACTTACTAGTAcaccattttaaattttaaaaaaacctgaGTGAATCATTCAGTTATGTCAATGGTGATCGAGTTGCCATGTACCGGCTCGGTATTTTATATCCTACATTTACCCCGTACCgtgttttttaagaataaatttatttgtctaagatttaatatatgttCCTATATATGAAATcaattgaacaaataaaaacattctgaCAAAATTTTAGGTTGTACAAAATATGCCATCACTGCGCAATTTTTGTTCCAATGTTATTTTTAGTTCTGCCATAGAAAATGGATGGGAATCCCTGCCATGAAAACGGTAATTTACAAACCAATTTAAACAACAATTCTTCTGATATCTCCAATCATTTAACATAACAGATAattatttgttaactttttaaCCTGGTCACGTGACGCCGACGACAAAAATGTTTACGTTGTCAAGAGTGTACTTTCATTCTGTTTATGAAACCTTCattgagatttttttaacaCTGGATGTATTTTTTAACAGTAAACGTATCCGTGTCTACAGAAATTACGATAACCCACGTAAATTTAGATCTAACAATTACATCTTTTATCAATACAGCTGAAAAAATAGACATATTAAACTAGCTTCTCATTGTCACTTCCGTTTTCTCAAActcttttttttagattatcaaATACAAGGAATTCTACGCGAAAACAATATAACAGACGAAGATGTTGAATACTGGTTTCAAAGAAAAGCGAAAGTTAAAGACGTTGTATTGAGCGTTAGTCTGTCTGTCTGGCGGAAGTCTTTGGACCCACGATTTCCGTCAAGTCGCGTGGACGCTGTTATCTTTGCACACAATAAAAATCATTCCATCGCCATAGAAATTCAGAACcattttcaaaagattttgtTCCAACTTGaaccaaaaattgaaattttctcgAAAGAGTCGTGGACACCCGTCGACAATGGTTCCATGCATTTTAAAACCAACGACGGTAAAGAGGTATCGGCTTCTTTAGGGTTTTTGGTGGTGACCCCAGAGTTTTGCACGGAGGAATGGGGAACACTGGCCGGACAACCGTTCTTTCAAAGAGCCATGTATGACAAAGACGTAACCATTGTCCCCGTTTTAGTGAATAACCCGCGtcatatgaaagaaaaaatcccGCTCAGAATCAAATGCTTGAGGTCCGTTGACTTTTACAACAAAGATGACATTATTTCTCAGAAAACAGAAGACACCTTTTTAAAACCAGCGATTAAAAACAGAGTGAACAAAGAGAAGGAAGAGCTAAGAAATCACATCTATTGGTTGTACTGGAACGTCATTGCCAACTTACCGGAAATTAAGGAGTACCACTATCCATGGTCATACCCTCAACACAAGAGATCTAGAATGCCTTCACAGGATGATTCGGATTATTACTCACATAGCACCTACCAATCATACAGCCAACAATCCTCTTCACCGAACGGAAAGGGAGACCAAACCACTGGACAGGGCTTAAATAGTGATTCTGCTTACGGCAGCGATGAGCGCAACAGCCAGTGGCCAGAGTCTACAGGTTCGGCGCCATGTGAAGATGAAGACAAGACAAGTCTCCACTCCAACCAGTCAGCAAACGATATGAATGACCTCCCACACGCGCCATCTCTAAACCTTCGATCTTTGAGGGAGTCAATGTCAACGGTGAAATCACAAAAACACAAGACCCATTCACCATTACACAGAGATATTGGTGAACAGCGATCGTCAAATGGAACATCATCATCTCAGGACGAAACGGACGTCAAGAGGCATTTTTCCCACACCACTAAACCTAATACACCTAAAACAACAACGTCATGCTCAAATTCGGATTTCAGTATCCAAAACTCAACAAAATCAAACGCTTTATTCAATACAAAGCCATCATTAGAACATCGCTTGCCAGTTGCAGTGGAGGTTGAATGCAACAATCTTTTAACTTTATCATCGCACAACTCAAACAAAAACATTCCATCAACAGATATTCATGATGCATCAGAAGTTCCAAACTCAAATCTAAGCTCCAGATGATCGTCAATTGACCACAGAAATAGAAGCAACAGGAGAGAAACAACACAAACCGAATTCAAACAGTCACCCACACCTCAACCGATCAATGTCAGTAACACGCTTTGGAACTCTCATTCGATAACTAGGTCGAGTGATTCTTCGCATACGGACGGGTCAGTAACAGACTCTAAGAACATCCACCGGCCTGCATATAACTATGGTCATCCACAACCCCagcttctacacttgcaaattGACAAATTACCATCCGTAGATTTAACTTCTCGTTATATGTCGACTTCAGAACCGCCATTAAACAATTCTGCGATGAGCAGACGATCAGTAAGCATTAGCTTTCAACCTCCGCCAAATTCTCATGAGATTTCTATAGACTCATTTCCATCAGAAATAGAACAGACAACTACATCCTTCAAGACCGCTCCTTTTCCCGTCCGTGACATCACACATTACTTTCGACCGTCAGGAGACTGTGTTGTTGCTCCGTCGTCGGGATATTGGGATTCACGAAGAGATGCATCGGTGAAATCACACAAACACAATACCAAATCACCGTTacaaatgaatattgatgaagagCGACCACTAAATAAAACATCAAGCCACTATTTCAACCAGTCAGCAGACCAAACGGATGACCTCCCGCACGCGCCATCTCTAAATATTCGCTCATTCTTCGAGTCAGTGTCATCGGTAAAATCAAACGAACAGAAGGCCCGTTCACCAATACACAGAGATATTGGTGAACAGCGAACATCAAATGGAACATCATCATCTCAGGACGAAACGGACGTCAAGAGGCATTTTTCTTACGCCACTTATTCAAGTTTATCATCGCACTACTCAAATATAAACATTCCATCAACAGATTTTCAAGATGCGTCAGAAGTTCCAAACGCAAATCATAGCTCCAAATCATCGCCACTTAACCAAAGAAATAGAAGCAACAGGAGAGAAACAACACAAAACGAATTCAAGCAGTCCCCCACACCTCAACCGATCAATGTCAGTAACACGCTTTGGAACTTTTATACGAAAAATAGCTCGAGCGATTCTTCGTATCAGGACGGGTCTCTAACAGACTCTAAGAACATCCACCAGCCTTCATTTAACTATGGTCATCCACAACCCCAGCTTCTACACTTGCATATTGACAAATCACCTTCCGTAGATTTAACTTCTCGTTATATGTCGACTTCAGAACCGCCATCAAACAATTTTGCGATGAGCAGACGATCAGTAAGCAATAGCTTTCAACCTCCGCCAAGTCCACATGAGATTTTCATTAACTCATTTCCATCAGACGTAGAAGAGACAACCACTCCCTTCAAGACCGCTCCTTTTCCCGCCCGTGACGTCACACATTGCTTTCGACCGTCAGGAGACTGTGTTGTTGCTCCGTCGTCAGGATATTCGGATTCACGAAGAAATAAGATGGTCAATGTCGTTAAACCTATTTTTCTTCTCAATCATCATTACGAAGacgacgacgatgatgatgaagaCGACGTTTTTCGCAATGATTTATCGCTGCCCGATACACATGCAGAAGAAGCGAACGTTGCAGTATTCTTAATTGCAATAAACGGATATTGGGTAAAAAAGCCTACATTTTAGATACACTAGCTGAGaattcagtatacatgtacatgtaaacgtGTTTATTGCttgttttaatgaaaggaaatcCTCATGGGCGCATTACGTTCATGGTGTAGTacctttaatgttttttttctatttgccATACCCCGATACTGGAGACTTTAGAGAGGTTCAGTGGGGCAATGTAGACTTACACAGTGCTCATGAATGTAGTAATTAGTAACTTTTTGGCATTAGTAATTTTGAAGTGTTAACATGTATTTGTTAGTAATAACGTGCTCTCAAACAAGTTTGGTTCAGGTGATATGTCGGTTCAGCTATCTGGGCTGCGTTTAACAAAACTTGCGACAATTAAGGTCGTAAATCTTTTCGGTCTTACAGAATGATTATAATATAACGGACGTGTAAAATTCACGCACTATCATTTATATCAAACTGTTTCAACTCTAAGTACGGTTAACTGGTATTAAGGTGGAattacacatcatcacaaaatggctgaccgtaTATCCGTTCTTccgcgtgtcacaaaatttgcaaaaatggggaaaatatgcattttaaatttgcgtcagtcattttttgcgatttCAAAGGTTTCTTATAGAATATAATACGGGATGTGATTTCTGCGTATTCAATATTAAGCGATCGCGAAAATAGCGAAAATTACATCATCGCTAAAATTACCGGAAATAAGGCAATATTTGGTAGcttataaacaataaacatttataaattcaGTCTCAAGTATTTTTGCAAAAACGCAGCTTTCTgtctaaacatattttaaatacagAACTCTCACTTTTTGATCAAACATCTTTTCAGACGTCAAAATAGAATATTGTTCATAACTTTGAAATCGAATAAAACCCTTTTTAGAGACTTAACACGgatgaaaaatgtaaacaatgatgatgatgaccaCGACCCCAATCGCCATGTCCTTCTCGGGTCCATTAAAAACATCTGTTTTAACCTAAATGATATTGGCAATGTCAAGGAATCTACAACATTTATTCCACTAGATTATCTTAtatagaaattgatttttttccttttcactTGCCATccctttttttataattttttaaattgaaaattttggaacactttttacatttaaaatgtgTGTCAACCTTATTAAATTCTTATATATGTATCTGCATagtatttatttaaatcaattaataaaagcaatcaAACCTTAATTGGGTTTAATTGTACAGGGCTTTTTTGCAGAGTTTTCTTAATTTCCAATTGTCTCGGAATCTTTGTACCTAAAGATTGATAGAATATTAATTTATCTTGAGTTGGATCAATTCACTTTTTTGTAACGCCATACCGTATATCCAGGTTTTTTTcccgtgtcacaaaatttgcgaaaatagtaaaaatctgtaaaaatttattttgcgaCAGTCATTTTTTTGCGATataaaaagtttcttatagaaaaCGACACAGGATATATTTTCTGCCTTATCCAAtatttgcgatttaaaaagGGTCGCgaaaaaagcgaaaattagatTATCGCGAAAATTATCGGATATACGGTATTTTGTTGCTTGACAGTTATCTTGAAatagaaatgtttttgttaatacataatTGTACAATATGAAGTGACATCTCGTGTTCTGTGCGGAAGTGGCGCGTAATATGCAATGATATGGAATATACAGAAGTGTCGTGTTGTGTGcctttatataaatagtgcctgtttgggagggtaacagttgaaattgacaccccgagaaaatcattgtcaaccgacgcgaagcggaggttgacattttgtttttgaggggtgtcaatttcatctGTTACCCTCATCAACAGgctctatttattttattatactgaatgtcttaattttagaaaaaaaaactgcttttatatagaaatgacgtgaatttaacggcgaaccgtacgcgcataatttacgcgcatgatACAATGCGTTCTGTCGGTCCGTTGCCAAgcgtgttgctaacgctgaaaGTAAGAGAACGGATTGTCAATTGCGTCTAAGCCAAtcaaatttcagtatttaacatgaaaatataataaaagttcttgtttgtttcttttatttttttatcttcacTTTATTACTATCATCAACATCCTCATCAACAAAACGAAACACTTCATATGTCCGTTACAAGCTGTCTACAAAACCTTTGCCTCGCCTTTATATACTTAAACAACTCGACAACTAAGTAGATGTTAGGTTTACATTCTTTGAATGTGATGGTCTAACTATTTTCTTGGCTGCAGATTGAAAGGTTCTGATTGTACAAGAAATGAACCCTGCATGGGTTTGGTTCTAATCTGACTGCTAGAGCTCTATTAATAAACTTAGAATAAGATATCGATATTACATTGAGTTCACTAAGTGAAAGAAATGTTGTTGCATCTCGAATTAATTTACActtattaaaatcaattaacaGAAAACATAACTATATGTATCTGAAAGATGGCGACGTAAAGTCCAGTCTCCATACCAAACCCACTGATTCTCTTTTCCGTACCTCAAGCCGTCTAGCTGCCACACCCCGCACACTTTCAAATGTGTTCCTAAAGAATAAACTAACCTCTTCTGATAAAATCTTTGAGAAAGATGTATCAAATCCCATCTGTGAATTCAGCTCATTCAATGCAATCTGCAGTTGAATTGTGAggtgacaaacaagaaaaaacaaTCCAAGAAAATGGAAACTCTTTATTTTGCAATGTAAAAAAGACAAGACTTCGCCACAACCCATCACCCCGTCCTAGGAGAGAAATCTAGGTGCAATTTGTGTAACTACAGCACTGAGACTGATAGATTGGATATCCACATTACGGGTGCACTCACAGAATATTATGTAACATGCCTTGTCGCACAGACAACTGCATTTATCTTATCAGTAAAAGGTTTgctttaaacaatgcattggaCGGTCACGAAACCTCCGCAAAAATCTATAACCAACGTTCCAccattaaggtggtatgggacacctccatattgtgatgtattgtttatcaataaaaaaacaataatagtTTCTTTCTCAGTTTAGTCAGCTTACAGTGTAGTGCAGAGGGTTAGAGGGCTTACTACGAATATGTAAGTCATTAGTTCGAATCCCACTGGaggttttacaat is part of the Crassostrea angulata isolate pt1a10 chromosome 3, ASM2561291v2, whole genome shotgun sequence genome and encodes:
- the LOC128175171 gene encoding uncharacterized protein LOC128175171, with the protein product MHFKTNDGKEVSASLGFLVVTPEFCTEEWGTLAGQPFFQRAMYDKDVTIVPVLVNNPRHMKEKIPLRIKCLRSVDFYNKDDIISQKTEDTFLKPAIKNRVNKEKEELRNHIYWLYWNVIANLPEIKEYHYPWSYPQHKRSRMPSQDDSDYYSHSTYQSYSQQSSSPNGKGDQTTGQGLNSDSAYGSDERNSQWPESTGSAPCEDEDKTSLHSNQSANDMNDLPHAPSLNLRSLRESMSTVKSQKHKTHSPLHRDIGEQRSSNGTSSSQDETDVKRHFSHTTKPNTPKTTTSCSNSDFSIQNSTKSNALFNTKPSLEHRLPVAVEVECNNLLTLSSHNSNKNIPSTDIHDASEVPNSNLSSR
- the LOC128175170 gene encoding uncharacterized protein LOC128175170; translated protein: MSTSEPPLNNSAMSRRSVSISFQPPPNSHEISIDSFPSEIEQTTTSFKTAPFPVRDITHYFRPSGDCVVAPSSGYWDSRRDASVKSHKHNTKSPLQMNIDEERPLNKTSSHYFNQSADQTDDLPHAPSLNIRSFFESVSSVKSNEQKARSPIHRDIGEQRTSNGTSSSQDETDVKRHFSYATYSSLSSHYSNINIPSTDFQDASEVPNANHSSKSSPLNQRNRSNRRETTQNEFKQSPTPQPINVSNTLWNFYTKNSSSDSSYQDGSLTDSKNIHQPSFNYGHPQPQLLHLHIDKSPSVDLTSRYMSTSEPPSNNFAMSRRSVSNSFQPPPSPHEIFINSFPSDVEETTTPFKTAPFPARDVTHCFRPSGDCVVAPSSGYSDSRRNKMVNVVKPIFLLNHHYEDDDDDDEDDVFRNDLSLPDTHAEEANVAVFLIAINGYWVKKPTF